gaccagaaaaaaataaacaagaagggTAATTAATGGAAAACAAGGTTGCAAAGTATAATTGTTGAGGCTGGGTGATGGCTCTGTGAGAGcatcatatttttttcctacatatttgaaattttccgtgataaaatattaaatgtaaaactttCAATAGTATCTCATCCTTCTCACGGGTAAAGCCAAACTCCTAATAAGGCCCTGTATGATCtggcttcctttcctccctccctcttctagCCACACCGTCTTCCTTGAGCTGCATCAGACACTGTCCTGCTGCCTTTCTTTATCCTGGGCACTTTCTCTTCCCATATATTTACAAggttctctccttcattttcttggAGCCTTTGATCAAATGTCCTGTTCGTAAGGAGGACTTTTGTGAATGCCCTACTTTACATTTCCATCTATACACATACCCTATTTCCCTCTGTACTTGATTGTTCTCTTTAGCTTGGTCACTTTCACAGTATAAATTTTTCTTATAGATCTTGCTTATTATTGGTTTTCCCCTTCTTAATACAAGACCTCAATTGGGCACAGTACTTCAACTGTTTTCTTCATTGCTGTATCCCTCGCATtgagaacagtgcttggcacataccAATGCACAGTGAAACCTTCTTGAATTAATTAACTGATAAAACACCAAACATAAAGGAATTTGACAAATATTAGTCCCCTCTGCTATTCATAATTAGCCATGTGATGCAAATAACTTAACAATCATTGATTTGTTCCTATCATGTATTGGGAGAGTTGTTAAACACTGagcataaaaaaataatctattggGTCCAGCAtgaaagtacacacacacacacacacacacacacacacacacacacacttattctATATGTTTCTAACAATGGAATATGTCTGTAAAACAACTGGTCTTCAATGCTGTATGTGATGAGCCTGTGAGGTACTTGTGCTGATATTATCTACACTTTACAAAAGAATAAACTGAGGACCATAGAAATTGTATGCACCGCATCTTATAGAAGATTCTTGGTTGTAGGGGGCTTCTGATGCTGAGGCTTCTTCCAAGGAAGGATCTCTGCAGTTAGGGATAGGAACACCGCAGTATCAGTCTGTGGGTAGCTTCAACCACAACCACCAAAGACAGAGTATGATGTTGACACAACCAATGAGGAACAGCATTGCTGTCATCCCACTACCCCGCCCTCATCGTGGGAACTTGCAGCCTTCGTGAAACTGCAGGGATCTCGCCATGCTGTGGGCGTCCACGTGGGGGTCCTCGCGCAGTGACCCCTGACGCCGAGCTCTCGGCCACAACCGCAGAGTTGGAATCTTGCAACGGAGGACGAGGGCCTCAACCGAGGAAGTAGCGCCAGTCCATATGTCGGAGCTGCGAGACCCTGAATCAAGGACACAGCTCATCCAGATGTCGGAGCTGTAAGGCTCTGAACCAAGGGCAGGGCTCATCCAGATGTTAGAGCTGCAAGAACCTGAACCAAGGTCACCACATGGGATAAAACAAACCAAGAAGCCTACACGTGAGTGTAGGGAGCCTTAGCCAAGTTGTCACTGTTGCTAAGAATAAAACTACCCCAGGGGGCAGGTATTCCAATGACCCCTTAGTCAGAGTGCTTCCCAAACACAGTTGGGAAGAACCCTGATTAAtacactattctactttctgtgtaTTCCTTTCACTACCCCTTCTTCCATTGTGTGTCTCCAATAACTGACCTGTTTTACACACACAGCATCCTCTCAGATGAAGGTAGGTTGGCTAATTTGCAGAAGGAGAACATAGAGTGTAGTGACTTGgggatcccagggtcatggaacaAGTGGTAGCAATACTGACTCCCGCCCTCCACCTTTTGCTCATATTCCCATATTCTTTGTGGCTTAGTAGGAGATGTGCACTAGATTTTGctacagaaaatatataaacatcatATTCTTCATGATAGGAATGACTGATTTTCAAGAACTGTGAGTTAAGAGTTTCTCTGTTTGTGTATCCTTTCCTGGCTGGGTTGGCAAGTATTACTTGGGAGAATCTTTAATCATGATTAAATAAGCAAGCCACAGAGAGTTCTCCATGTGAGAAGCGACTCTTCTGGGAATCAATTTCTGCAATCCTTATGCCCTGCCCATAGAAATTCAGTCTGACCCTCAACATCAAAACCAGAGCTCATTGTCCATACCTAAAACCCATATGTCCATAGgagcctgttctttttttcttggattcCCATGCTCTGGggaatgactttatttttccaataaaattaaCTCAATAAATGCCAGAGAATCTATGCTTTAAGGCTGACTTCCCAAACATATGTGACATGACTGATGTAAACAAATCTGTCCACTTATACATAATATGGTTGTGTGGTTGATCAATAGATAGAAATTTAATCTTATTGGCAGATGGATTTAGCAAACAACTATCAAGttccaacaatttaaaaatacattgctaGAACCAGACATTTCGACACTGTGAGGTTTTACAGCAGCAAAGATGTATATGGGAAGGCACTTTAAAAACATGAGTTAAAGCCACATGATAATAATGTCAGTGGCCAAGAATGGATGGCGTACTATGtggggagaaggaagttgaggcaAATCCTACCCAACTCTAATGTGCCACATAAAAGAATGTTCACTGAGGCCTGAGGGCAACAAGGAGCCAGTGAAAGATTCTGAACAGGTGATTTCCACATTTGATTCTCAGTTTAGAAATGTCTTTTTGGTCTCAGTATAGAGAGTGGACTTAAGGATTTAAGTTCCTCAGCTGTGTCTATTGGattattgttttgtattttttttattctttagcaAGTTGTAGTTAGGGGGGGGATTTCCAATATCGACCATTAGACAATTGGGGGTCATGAAGCTGCTACAGTTGCATGGAGGGCTCAAGAGAAGCACCTGCTCGAGTTGTAAGGCAGATGCAGGCAGACAAAGCTCAGTCTCCTGCCTGAAAGAGCCATAAAGATGGCAGAAGCCACTACAGTGTTTGATGGGTTGTTGTTTCTAGACACTTCCCATGAGCTGGATTAATTTGGAGGCATGCTAGAATTGCCCATGCTAACCTGTACTAAACTCAAGAGGTGAGTACCATatctttgaacatctttttttttttcttattcattgctAAATTGTGAAAGCTACCTTTTCAAAGTTGAATCCAAAGAAGTTATattccccagcctcccctgtaGTGGTCATGTGGTCTAGTCTGCAAATCACTTACTCTTGCACTAGAGTTCAATTTGAAAGAGAACAACAAAATAGACCTTACACTGAGCTTCAATGTTGCCTACACAGATGTtggcccagggaggcaggaaggttTGACCATCTGCCATAGAGTGCTGGGGTGGGAAGTAGCAAGGACACCTTTTCCTCAATCTGGATCAATGGTTTCCCTCTGGGCATTGGCTTACAAACTTAACTTTACCAGTGATTCGTTGAGCTCACTAATATCTGTTTTGCTTAAACCGGCCAGATTAAATTCTGTTGTCTGCCTCTAAGAATCCTAAGGATTCTCAGAGTGACTTTAAAGTTCATAAATGATGGATAAAATCTAATAGGAACattagagtttttaaaaggtcattaGCTATGTTCaatttaaaatggtttattttaaattatttcagagaaTTGTTTCattgtgaaaaattagaaaatggaagaataaatttcTCAATAACTTTTAAGTGCCTTATCCAACagtcattatttattcttttacattttgttctaaaaatatgTTCCATTCATTCTATGTTTATGCTATATGTTAGGTCATAAGACATCGTCCCACATTGTGTTGAAAGAAGAAACCAGAATGTTGGGGGTAAGGACTAAGTGCTACTTAAATGGATAAACTACCTTGATATTGCaagttccaaatatttttaaaagaagacaatgaCTCCTCTGCCTCAACATCCTAATGAAAGAAAATTGATGGAATGAGTTCCAGCAATCCTAcccctataattttcttttgtctatGTATGTTTATGATTTAAAGTAAATCTGACACTGTAGGTCCTAAAGAAGATGATGAGGTCAGGGATATATTCAAGAGATAATCTAGATCACAGAGCTTTGTAGACATTGATCATCTCACAGCATTGCATTCTTGGCACACTTCTTGTACATTTATCTTGGGGAAGGTGATATTCTGGAGCACTATTCCTACTCCTCCACCCCAACCACACCTAGCATGCTCCATCTTTCTCTATCATATACCTTACCTAGTGGGCTCTTGAGTCAGATTAAAAACCAGGGCTGTAAGTTAAATCTGGGTTTAGGAAAATGCCAAAGACCATTGGGACCAGAATCTTAGGATTCATCAGGCATGGTTGCAAGTGATCCTCTCTTGGTGCCAAAAGTCAAAATTGCTAATGGAAGAAAATCACTGTCACATTATCTGGTTGAGGGGAATGGAGATGGTAGAAATGTATCAGAAAAAAGAACTGGCACTGAGCATACAGACAAGAGGCAGAATGGCCTGCAGAGACTACCGTTCTCTCAGAACTAGAGGGTGCTACGTATCTTCATTCATAAATAAGTCCCTAGACAACTTCATTTACTTGAAAGCAACCACACCTCCACAAATTGCTAGGAAATCCTCATGAATAACCCCTGTATGAGGTACCTATAGAGATTCCAAGCACTATTTGGCTGCTACCTTTCTCCATTACCTTGGCTTCTCCCCAGTTTTTGTAATTTCCAGAGCTAAACAGGAGTAGTAGCAGAGACCCCCTATGATTCAGAAACACAGAAGCTGTACTCCACCCATGCCCTTTTTAACATCCAATTTGTAACTCTCTTGAAATTTTATATGTCTGGGTAACTGATTATGACATTCTTTTCTTACAGGCTGCCCAAGTAATGATTGGTCTGATCCACTGTGCTCTGGGATATTTCTGGATATACTTATATGTCAGAGAATTTGATTCAGTTTCAATAAATTACCTGCCTTTATCGTTGATGTCAGGATACCCATTTTGGGCATTCTTGATTGTGAGTAAATTATCTCACTGATGATCATGCGTTCATTTATTCAATGTATTTGTGCCAGTTTCTGCAGCCAGGAAATAATGTAGAGATGCCACCTGTGAAAATATACAATTCTTGCTGTCAGGAAACTCATTCTACTAAAGCtattttaagatgataaatttatttataaaattcttctatataaaaattctatttagttGAATGAATATTAGGGACAAGGATTGGTAAGTTTCCTCAAAGGGCATTTGAGATAGGTAGTAAATGTTTACTTATAAGACTCATGTTTGCCAATAATATAGGCAAGCTGAGAGCCAGAACTTAATGGTTGGGGCAATAGAATGGACTTTGAAAGTAGTTTGgcaaaaaggtaaagaaagagCAGGGGGCTATTGACCCAAGAGGAACTTGGAAGACTTCAACAAGGATTTCTAAGGGATGTATATTGTCTTATAGCATGGTTTAAAATGTTCCATCTCCTTCTGTTTTCCcacaaacttctaaaaaataccTGCCTAtctcacagaaatatttttcactCACTTGGCAAATATTCACTACCTCATGGAGGCTAAGCCCTGTTCTAAGTATGTCAGTTACAGTAGTGAACAAAAGAGACCAAGATTCCCTACCCTTGTAAAGTTTGCCTTCTAGAAACTGATAAtgtattaaaagaagaaaagtactgTGGGAAAAATAATGTAGAGGAGGATAAAAAGGTATAAggttgaaatttttatattttttattttatattgaattCAAGCTTCATTGAGAAAAgacatttgaacaaagacttgaaggagatGAAGTGAGAAGCCACAAGGGATGTCTGAAGAAAGAGTGTACAAGGAGAGGACCCTAGGCTGAGAGCAAGTATGGACCATTTACTGAACAAATGGCCAGTTTGGATGGAGAAAATTGAGCTAAGAGAGATTGGTAGGAAGAGGTCAGCTATATGATAGGAAGTATATTAATCTAAGGACCTGCAATCATTAGATGTAATATTACTCCAAATAACACTGAGAGCCATTGCAGGGTGTTGAACAGAggaatgacatgatctgacttaaaTATTAAAGAACCATTAAAAGATTGTAAAGGAGCAAAGGCTCAAGCAAGGAGCCTTTTAAAAGATCTGATTATAGTTATGCAGGTGAGAGAATATAGTGGCTCAAACCAGAGAGGTAATACAAGGAAAAGTtaattctggatatatttttatattagagCCCCAGAGATTTCCTGATGGCTTGGATATGGgatgtgggaggtggggggaataAAGGAGTCTTCAAAATAGTGAGTCAagcaattaaaagaataaatttatcaTTGACTGAGATGGGTAAGTCTCTGAGTTTAAAGGGGGTGGAATTTCACGTGTTCAGTTTGGGGCATGTAGGGTTTGAAATCCGTTTTAGGCATCAGAGATGTCTTAGACATTAGAGATACCAAGTGTCCTGCTTATACACATGAGTCTGGAGTTTGGggaaaaaactataaatataagaTCATTGGCATACTGGTGGTATGCAATGATACAAGATGAAAattctagcaagaagttgttctAGCAAGAAGTTATCTTATTTGTGGAGAGGAGGACTATGGCCTACTCAGGCTGTCTGATACTGTGGCATCTCCAGCATTAGGAATTCAGATtgaagaagagggacaaacaaagaaaactgatGAGTAAAACAGGAGAGTATACTATCCTGGAAGCCAAATGAAGAAGGTAGATTCAAAGAGGGAGCTGTAAACTCTTAATGACTATAGATAGGTCAAGTTGGATGAAATAAGAGCTAAAATTGCCATTGGCTCTTGCAACATTGAGGTCGTGAGTGATCTTGACAAGAAGAGGTTCATTGTCAGGTGGTGCTAAAAACctgattgaaattattttaaaaaagaatcagaagacaGAGCCTAAATTTAGAAAACTCTTTCATTGAGTTTtcctgcaaaaaaagaaaaataagtggtGTTAGCTAATGGAGCAAGTGCAGGATATGCTTTTGTCCTGATATAGTGATTAACTGAGTCTGTCCTCAGAGTTATGGTGATAATCCAAGAGGAGATTGAGAGCATTGGTCACCCAATGCGGTGAGCCGTGCTTGATTTACATATAATTACATGCCTGTTATTATGTTACCACACAGTAAGAAAGCCTCCACTAGCTAAGAGTCAAGAGTGAAGACAAGTTCTGTCCAGTCCTTTGATTGTTCAGAGACCCACACTAGAATTTCACTGGACTAAAATTACCCCTGGCCTCAGCTGATTATGTACTCTTTTTATCCCTAgtgtctttatttattaatttttaaacctAATGCCTGCATTTATGCAATTTATCTAAATTCAATTTTGAACTAAGGgggtttaaataaataaagaggcaaATGAATAggtgtgtaatttttttcaacatatttGAGAGTTATTAGGGAAACATGGACCATAGGTACTTACAGCATCTGGCCATTAACAATGGGAGAATTTGCAGAGGGAAGTGCCCTTTCACTGAGGGTTAAGTCCTTTGCAGGAGCAGTTTCTTCTCCTGGGGATGATCATCCTCCAAGTTTTGATGATTATTGTCAGCTTCAATGTCACCTTCTCTGAGAGACCTTTTTGAAAAACCTCTTCAAATTCAACCCCCAAGGTATCCTCTATCATAtcataccattttattttcttcgtATTTTGATAAGACATGAAAGTCTCTGATGGTCAAAGGCCCCATGTTTCTGAGGAAGGAACATGCACGGCTGCCCTCATTACTGACTgtggatagtcttttttttagaaaggctGCATGCATACATGCAGTTTATACAAATTGGGGGGGAACCATTCTTGATGTACAACTATGCACAacaactatctttttaaaaattatttttaatcaagtataattaacatacagtgttatattagtttcaggcacacaatataatgattcaacaattcaataCATTACTCACTGCTTATCACAATAAAGGtactttttaatccccttcacctatttcacccagcccccgcccacccacctcccctctggtaactaccagttcattctctatagttaagagtttggttttttgtttttctcgcctttcttcattttgttttcttaaattccacatccaTTGTgatgtgaaatcatatgatatttgtctttctctgactgacttattttgcttagcattatgccctctagatccacccatgttgttgcaaattgaAAGATTTCACCTTTtgaatggctgagtaatattccattatatgttaCACACCACTTCTTTACCTCATTCATCTACGGTTGAACACTTGGGttgcctccatatcttggctattgtgaatatgctgcaataaatgtaggggtgcatatatctttccaaagtagtgttttcatattctttggataaattcccagtagtggaattatagGACCATatactaattctatttttaattttttgaagaacctatgtactgtcttccacagtggctgcaccagcttgcgtttccaccaacaatgcacaagggttcctttttctccatttcttcaccaataattattgtttcttgtgttttttattttagtctttccGATAggtgtgaggttatatctcattgtgattttgatttgcattcccctaatgatgagtgatgttgagcatcatttctttttctttttaatcattcttttatttattttcagcataacagtattcattgtttttgtgccacacccagtccattttgagtttatctttgtgtatggtgtaagagaatggtcgagtttcattcttctacatatagctgcccagttttcccagcaccatttattgaagagacttttttccactgtatattttttcctgttttgtcaaagattaactgaccatagagttgagggtccatatctgggctctctactctgttccactggtctatgtgtctgtttttatgccagtaccatgctgtcttggtgatcacagctttgtagtaaagcttgaaatcaggtaacgtgatgcccccagttttatttttgtttttcaacattttcttagcgatttagggtctcttctgcttccatacaaatttctgaattatttgctccagctctttgaaaaataccagtggaattttgatcagaatggcattaaaagtatagattgctctaggcagtatagtcACTTTAACaatgttcttccaatccaagagcatggaattcAAGTGAAGCATTAGGAGCACTatctaaatgaaattttaatggaaaaagaaagaaagaaacaaaagaaataattggacaagtttctaaggaaaaatcatttatatccatgttgttgtaaatgctAGAGAGTATgtaatgtggatagaactagagtgtgttttgctaagcaaaatcagtcagagaaagacaaataacatatgatttcacttatatgtggaatttaagatacaaaacagatgaacatagggtaagggaagggaaaatacactaagattaaaaacagagagagagacaaactgtaagagactcctaactatatgaaacaaactgaagattgctgGAGGGCAGGTAGGTGAGCAGATGGGGTAAAAGGGTGATGTTCATTAAGGGGAGCACTtatagtgagcactgggtgttatatgcaagtgatgaatcatgAAATTCTACTCCTCAAACTAATACTACACTCTATTTAACTAGcttgaattttataaaatcttgaaagaaaaaaaattattgtactgGATTTGTTTTGAAGTGCTATTAGATACTGGATTTTAAATAAAcgatcttatttaaaaaatattcctttattcCATCCTAAATACATGTGTAACATTAACCCAATAATTGTTCCCTCCCTCTATCTCTTTAATAGAAAACCATGGATTTATTACTACGTGATTTTTCCAGGGACTACCATAGGACTACAATAGGAATTTTGGTGTTTCagccaaattattttcaaacttcAATTTCTCTTTggatgagaaaaaaaaggagagaagaaaggaaaggaaagaaaaaagaaaagagaaagaaattaaccCAGGTTCCTCAAGAAAGaggaggacttttaaaaaatattaaaaactacttTACTCTTTcaggaatctaaaaaataattgggACAAAAGTGGGGAGAGAGCCCTCTGATATAAAATAGAGAATTTGGCTGGCTTTGACTCCCTGACTCCTGGGAAATTTCCCAAGTGATATGAGTGTCTTGGTTATTCCTGGGCCCCTTGCACCATACCTGAGTGTTCAAGAGCTGGTTGTGCCAGAAAGACCAACCACAGAAACGTAATATAACCCCATAATGAAACtgcagaaactgaggttcaggtaGGTTTCCTGGTTGATGATATACATTGATGTGCCAGGAGGGTGATGCGTGCTGAGAACATGGAAGCTTCATGCTTCAGACTATTCTAGACCTCACCCTCGGCATCTCTTCATTCGACTGGTGCTGATGTGTACCTTTTCTGATAACATTGTTATTGTAAGTATAGCACTTTCCTGGGTTCTATAAGTCACTCTAGCAAATTCTCAAACCTGAGATGGGTAGTGGGGAAGCTTGTATTTGTAGGCAGTTGGTCAGAAATCCAGGTGGTCTGGAAATCCCCAAGCTTATGGCTGGGGTCTGAAGTGAACGCAGTCTTATTGGAAACTGTGCCCTTATCCTGTGAGTCTGAGCTAACTCTGGGTAGTTGGCATTACATTGCATTACACTCGCAAAGTAGAGACCACCAGAACATCACCAGGAAAGTGAAGGAGCTGAAGGACAGGAAACGTTTAGGAATTTTAGAAATTTGGGGATTTTACCTCACACCTCATCAAACCTATTTAAATGGTCTCATATCCCCATATTAAATAtcattttgctttgaaaaattaaaagtcttCTTGTGATTCtgtttttagaaaattatctACAAATAACTCATTTAATGTGTTATTACATATACCTTCTCGGCAATCATTGTGGATACTTGGGAAAtccaaagaagtgaaaaatatcTAACTTATGAATTATTTTCTAATGTAATAAAGTTGTTATGGATTCTAAATTTAGAAGTAATGAAGTTAacataatgttacattttatAGACCTTTCATTAAActtgttattaattaattaaaagttgtCAGAGGAATTTCTTGGGTGATAACAAAGTTGCTTATGGGtgcctctttttttctcagtttatcATATCAGGAATTTTTGCAATAGAAGCAGAGAAGACACGTTCCCCAAAATTGGTAAGAATAATTGAGGCAATTTCAAGGATAAAAATTTAACTTGTCAAAAACAAGGATACCAGTAAGGAGAGGATATCACTGCCTCTTAAATAGTAgaaatttattcaaaatactaatatgtaaaatattgcCTTATAATacttcacaatttttaaatggatGGACCCCAATATAATTCTTTGTTAAtttcataaaacattaaaat
This DNA window, taken from Lutra lutra chromosome 10, mLutLut1.2, whole genome shotgun sequence, encodes the following:
- the LOC125079215 gene encoding membrane-spanning 4-domains subfamily A member 12-like isoform X2, with the translated sequence MSELRDPESRTRLIQMLELQEPEPRSPHGIKQTKKPTRHKTSSHIVLKEETRMLGAAQVMIGLIHCALGYFWIYLYVREFDSVSINYLPLSLMSGYPFWAFLIFIISGIFAIEAEKTRSPKLLRCTIRANTYSSTLAMIGLFLIGFEITFFLVKREKIVWIQVHEARECFYYMLKNRTIMASAQNENFNG
- the LOC125079215 gene encoding membrane-spanning 4-domains subfamily A member 12-like isoform X1, yielding MSELRDPESRTRLIQMLELQEPEPRSPHGIKQTKKPTRHKTSSHIVLKEETRMLGAAQVMIGLIHCALGYFWIYLYVREFDSVSINYLPLSLMSGYPFWAFLIFIISGIFAIEAEKTRSPKLLRCTIRANTYSSTLAMIGLFLIGFEITFFLVKREKIVWIQQSGMMLSGYLWLFSLLELFLANIVNSWMNQAFYHGSNLI